The following is a genomic window from Alkaliphilus sp. B6464.
GTGCCGAGAAGAAATCTATTCTAATGAGGAAAAAAGCAAAGAAGTACATCAAGAAACTCAAAAATTAAAGGAAAGCTTAGAGCTTCTTTACTCCGAATGGGAAGAGATTATTGATATGTAATTATATTTAAGGACGATTTTTACACAGTAATTTCTACGTGCTAAAAAAATCGTCCTTATTATATGGAATATTTCAGCCACACTGTGCATATATTTTAAATAGAAAAAGTCTGTCCACATTTATCCACAAGTAATCCACAGAATCCACAGAATTATCCACAATATTTTTGTGCATATTAGTATTGTTCATATGTCTTACACATTATCCACATTTTTCGTGCTTTTTATATGTGAATAAAACTCTTCTGCTGCTGCCCCAATTAACTAAAAAAACATCCCTATTTTTAAATTTGGTATAGCATTTAAATCTAAATTTGATCGTAAACCTCTTACATAATCATAGTAGGCAACACAACCTATCATGGCTGCATTATCAGTGCAGAGAGTTAGAGAAGGATATTTTAAGTCTATATTGTTTTTATCACATTCTCTTTGTAAATAGCTTCTTAGTCCACTATTTGCCGCTACTCCGCCTGCAAGCACAACACGATTTACTCCCTTTTCTAATGCACATTTAATAGTTTTCTCTGTTAATATTTCGACTACAGATTTTTGGAAACTGGCAGCAACATCAGCAACTTCTATATCCGATCCCTTCATTTTTTGAGAATTTAAATAGTTCAGTACCGCTGACTTTAATCCACTAAAACTAAAGTCATAGCTTCCTTCTTCTAAATATGCTTTAGGGAATTGAATAGCATCTGAATTTCCTTCCTTAGCAAGCTTGTCTATTTGAGGTCCTCCAGGATAGCCTAGTCCTAAAGCTCGTGCCACTTTATCAAAGGCTTCCCCTGCTGCATCATCCCTAGTCTTACCTAAGACCTCATATTGTCCATAGTCCTTCATATAAACTAAATGAGTATGTCCACCAGAAACAATTAAACAAATGAAAGGCGGCTCAAGTTCTTTATGCTCAATAAAATTAGCATAAACATGACCTTCAATATGATTAACACCATTTAGTGGAATTTCTCTAGCAAAGGCTATAGCTTTAGCTGCAGATAACCCAACTAATAAAGCACCTACCAACCCAGGACCATATGTAACTCCAACATGGGTTATATCACTAAATGAAACCTCAGCTTTTTCCAAGGCTTCACTAATTACTCCATTAATATTTTCAATATGCTTTCTCGATGCAACCTCTGGAACTACACCGCCAAATTTTTTATGTTGCTCAATTTGAGAATTAATAATATTAGATAAAACCTCTCTTCCGTTTTTCAAAACGCTTACAGAGGTTTCGTCGCAGCTTGATTCTATTGCCAACGTAATTATATCTTCTTTAAATTTTATTGACATCTCTTATTCTCCTTTATTTTTTACCTATTGATATTATATCCTAATTATAAAAATTGTTCATTTAAATAATAGTAGTTTTTAGTTTTTTTGCAAATACTATTATAGATCTTCTTTTTAAAATCCTATAAGGAGTGATCTATATGGATAGACATACTCGTTATGATAATGTTAAGAAATCTTTTTCTCAACGTTTAGGAGAGGCTAATGTAATGCCTGATGGTATGTTATCAGCTATAGATGATACAGACCTAGCTATATTAGCTATAGAAAAGGGAGCTCAAGAAGCAGAGGAAACATATGAAAAAGATCGATAGAAGAAATTTCTTCTATCGATTTTTTATTTATACTAAATCCTTCCACATAATAAGAGCATCTTCTCCATTATCCTGATAGTAACCTGGTCTAATACCACAAGGAATAAATCCTAGCTTTTTATAAAGTCCTTGAGCCGTCAAGTTAGAACGTCTTACTTCCAATGTCATTCTATAAATATTAATTTTTTGTCCTTCTAATATTAGGCCCTCTACAATTTTTTTACCTATTCCCTTGCCACGATATTTAGGATGTACAGCTATATTGGTAATATGAGCCTCATCAACAACTAACCACATTCCCCCATAGGCTGCAACATTGCCATCAACTACTACTACACAATATTTAGCTAGCTTATTTTTTTTAAGCTCCGTTACAAAAGCATTTCTCGTCCAAGGGATTGAAAAGGAATTTTCTTCAATATCTAATACAGAATCAATATCCCCCAATTCCATTTGTCTTACAATGATTGACTCCATAAAGAATTATTCCCTGCCTTTCATTCTTTCTTCATATTGAACCTCTGCCGCAGATTTCCTCATGTATATAGGAGTAATATCTGAAACAAGTCCATTTTGAATTTTAACTTTGGCAGCTTCTCCAACAGAAGAAGCAGAAGGTATTAAAAACTTTTTCGGTGGAACACAAAACTGTTCTCGCAATTCATCTTTTAAAGGATCATAAAACTTGTCTAAAGCATCTCCAACAAAGAAAATCCTTTCATTTTCTTCCTTTAGTCTAGTAATTAATTCATCTATATGTAACACCTGCTGCTCCATTACTTCTAACATACGGCCATCTATCCATTGATAAAGCCCTGTATATACTAGATCTCTTTGAGCATCTATAATAGGACAAACTAGTCCCTGAGTATTAAACAAATTGAAAGCTAATGCCTCTAGTGTAGGCACTCCTACTACGATTTTATTCAGTGCTTGAGCCATAGTGGTTATAGTAGCAATACCTATCCTAAGTCCCGTAAATGAGCCTGGTCCTAAGGATACTGCAAATACATCAATATCCTTTGGAGTGAGATCACAGCTATTAATTAACTCCTCTATCATAGGCATAAGCTTCTGAGAATGACTTTTCTTGTGATTTAAGGTATATTCTCCAATTAATTTATCATCGTCTAACAGTGCAACTGTAGCTGTCATTGATGATGTATCTAAGGCTAATAGTTTCATTTAGCTAACAACTCCTTAATCATTTCCTCATAGTAATCATTTGTACTAGTAAAACAGATCTGTCTAGATTCTAAACCCGTTACTTTAATTTCAATCCATAATCGCTTATCTGGAAGAATCTCCTCTATTAAAGAGGCCCATTCTATTACACAAACTCCATTACCATAAAAATATTCTTCATATCCTAAATCTTCCATCTCGCTTACATGGTTAATACGATATACATCGAAATGGTAAAGTGGAATCCGTCCATCATATTCATGAATTAATGTAAAGGTTGGGCTAGTTACATATTCTTCCACACCTAATCCCTTTGCAAAGGCTTGTGTAAAAGTAGTTTTCCCAGCACCTAGGTCTCCAGTCATACAAAGAATATCTCCACCATTAACTAATTGGCCTAATTTTTTAGCAAATACTTCTAATTCTCTTTGGTTTGATATATCAATACATATCATAATTACACCCACTTACTATTATTTTCCTTATATATAGCTTGTACTACTTAGTTTTCCAAGCTTTAATAATTACATTCATAATGATAGTAACTTCATCTACTCTATTTTAGCATAATTTATTTAGTAAAGCATATGTTGTTTACAATTTCCTTTTAGATACCTCTGTAGAAAACCAAACTACACCTACAGTTACAATAGAGGTAAAGCAAAAAAGAGCCTCCAAATTGAGACTCTTCTAATCTTATTTTTACTTAATTATTTTTTAATATAGGAGATATCTTTTTGTAAATTGGTAATGTTACAAAAGCGATAACTGCTCCCTTTAGTATATTAAAAGGTGAAATACCATATAAAATCAATGTGTTTACGTCCACAATCTTGCTATTAACAGCATTACCAATGCCTACTATAGCATCCATTGAGCTAAATGCAGCGTAAAAGGGAAGCGTAATATACTTATTTACTACTGCACCCGCTAAGGTCATCACAAGTGTACCTGCTATTAAACCAATTAAAGCATGGTTACGATCTTTTTTTCTATGATAAATAATTGCAGCTGGTAATATATAAGAAACTCCAACTATAAAGTTTGCAAGTTCTCCTACTCCACCAGTTTGAGTTTTTGTTAAAAGGTGTAGTGTTACCTTTACTAGTTGTACAAGCACCCCAGCCATTGGTCCCATAGCAAAACTTCCTAAAAGTGCAGGTATATCACTAAAATCAAGCTTTAAAAATGGTGGGAACATAGGTAGTGGAAAATCAATTACCATTAAAATATACGATAATACTGATAATACTGATATTTTCACTAAGCTATTTGTTGTGAGCCTTGGTTTACTTACACCAGTTGTTTTTGTTATTTTTTGCATAATCCTTCCTCCTTTATTAATTCATTACTAAATAAATAAGTAGAGGAGAAACCATAAAGAGGGAATAAAATTTGTTCGTTTGCACTCCCAAACTTTATATCGCACTCAATTCTAAGCTTTGCCTAGAATTGAGTGCTCAAAATCAAAAATGCCCTGGAATACTTCCAGGGCATAAGCATACAAAATAACCTCTTTAATTCTTCTCCCATCCAGACTCTACTGTCGGTACTGGAATTTCACCAGTTCAATCGATTTGCATCGACTCACGGACTTTACCGTCGGTCGGGAATTTCACCCTGCCCTGAAGAATTTTTTATTAAATTAATTCTACACTTTTATTATATACATATTCAGTATATAATGCAATACTTCTCTTGATACTTTTGAGCACTTAAAAATTTTAATGCTAGTTTGAAATTTAAGTAGTATAGGAGTTGATTCAATAGAATAGGGCTACTTTTCTAACCTTATTTTTTCTTTATCCTTAATATTCCTATTTCGTCTTCTAATGTAAAATTATGCTTCAAACACAGATAGACTAATATAGATAGTATACAAAGATGTGGTAAAAACAAAGCAACTCTCAACCAACTCCTTGACATTATTTCTGCCAACGATACTCCTATAAGCTTAGGAATAATAAGAACCATAGTTCCTTCTATCAAGCTAGTTATAGTAACACCTATTAAAACTCCTAATAAAGATAAGCAAATAGGCATTCTAATTATTAACCATACTAATATGCACATAGTAATATACTGAAGCAATATATGCAGACCAAACCCTACATTTTTTCGAATATAATAAGCCGCTACTCCTTGAATAATTGCTGCTACAACGATTTTTCTAAATGGGGGACGCATTCCTATTAATATAAGACCTAAAGAAATTACCAATATTGCTTCTGGTATAGAACCAAAAACAACTACATTTATAGGCATTCGATCCATATAACATAACCTCTTTTCCCCCGTGTTCTCTAATAAATCTCTCTAATCTATAATGTTAATATTTTTTATATACAACACTTCCATCTATAATTGTACAAACTACAGAGGATTGTATATCAAAAGGATGACCGTTCCATATAACTATATCTGCATCCTTACCAACCTCAATACTTCCTACCCTATCTTCTATTCCTAATATTTCAGCAGGATAAATAGTAATAGCCTTCAATGCCTCTTCTTCTGGTAATCCTGCCTTTGCAGATAATGCAGCGCATAAAGGCAAATTCTGTACCGGAATTACTGGGTGGTCTGTCATAATAGCAATCTTAACTCCTGCCTCCCATAACATTTTAGGAGTATCAAAGGTTTTATTTATAAGCTCAAATTTAGAACGATCTCCAAAGGTAGGTCCTACCACTGCTGGTAATCCCTCTTTAGCAATATAATCCGCAATTAAATGTCCCTCTGTACAATGCTCTAAAGTTATTTTTACTCCAAATTCTTTAGCAATTCTAATAGAAGTAAATATATCATCTGCTCTATGGGCATGTGCTTTTAACGGAATTTTTCCTTCCAATACATCCATCATGGCTTCCATTTTCATATCTAATGCAGGAGCCTTTGATTTATCATCTTTCGCTTCCTGCTTCTTATTATAATATTCCTTGGCTTTCATTAATGTATCCCTTAATAAAGCAGCTGTTGCCATCCTTGTCATAGGCATACGTTTTTTATCGTTATACACCCTTTTAGGATTTTCTCCAAAAGCCACCTTCATTGCTGAAGGCTCTTGAACAACCATTTCATCTATCCTTTTACCATAGGTCTTAATGGAAGCAAATTGTCCCCCAACAACGTTTGCGCTTCCAGGACCTGTTGATACGGTTGTAATTCCACCTTCATAAGCTTCTTTAAAAGTTCTATCCATTGGATTGATAGCATCAATTGCTCTTAGATGTGGTGTAATAGGATCTGTCATTTCATTGCCATCAGATCCTTCAAAGCCTATAGCATCTTCCCACATTCCTAAATGACAATGGGCATCTATCATACCTGGAAATACAAGCTTACCTTCAGCATCTATAACTTCTGCATCAAAAGGTGCTACAATATCTATACCTATTTCTTTAATCTTACCTTCTTCTAATAAAATTGATCCTTTTTCAATGACTTCACCAGCCATTGTATAGATTTTCGCATTTTTTACTAATATCATATTATTTCCTCCCCACATGTTGTGATCTACTATGCATACAGCATAATACATATATATTTCAACAGGTGTACAGAAAATTCCTGCAATATTTTTAGGGAATAGAAATATTTTTACTGTTTTTTGCCATTCCTATATTAGACCTTTTAAATTTAAAAAAGTTTCTATTTTTTAAATTCTTTAAACCTGCTTAATGCTAAGTGAAATTTTTCCTCTTTCAATATCTAAACCAATAATTTTAACTTTAATCTCATCACCAACAGATACAATATCCATTGCATTTTTTACAAATTTATTACTAAGCTCAGAAACATGTACCAGTCCATCCTGTTTTACACCAATATCAACAAAAGCTCCAAAGTCCACTACATTTCTTACTGTACCTGTCATAATCATATCTAGCTTCAGATCCTCCATCTTTAAAACATCACTTCTAAATATAGGTTTTGGCATCTCTTCCCTAGGATCTCTACCTGGTTTTTTTATCTCCTCTATTATATCGTTTAGGGTAAGTATTCCTATACCTAATTCATCTGCCAGCATTTTTATTTGATTATCTAATCCTTTTGCTGATGCTTTAGCATACTCAGATATTTTCTCCTCTATATTTTTTAGCTTACCTGCTCTTATGTCTTCAGTAGTATACCCAAGCTTTTCTATTAATCCCATAGTTATTTCATAAGACTCTGGATGTACAGCAGTATTGTCTAATGGATTAACTCCATCTGAAATTCTTAAAAAGCCTGCACATTGTTCAAAGGCCTTACCACCTAATCTTGCCACCTTTGTAAGCTCTTTTCTACTTTTAAACTTTCCGTTTTCTTCTCTATATTTTACAATGTTTTTAGCTACGGCAGATGAAATACCAGATACATATTGAAGTAGAGATGGAGTGGCAGTATTTAAATCTACTCCAACACTATTAACGCAATCCTCCACAACATTTTTTAGTGTTTCTCCTAATTTAGTTTGGTTTAAGTCGTGCTGATATTGACCAACCCCAATGCTTTTAGGATCAATCTTAACTAGTTCTGCTAAAGGATCTTGTAATCTACGCCCTATTGAAATAGCTCCTCTAATAGATACATCTATATCTGGATATTCTTCAGTAGCTAGTTTTGATGCTGAATATACAGAAGCTCCTGCTTCACTGACAATTGTATAATATACATCTTCTCTAACGATTTCTTTTATAGTGTCTGCCACAAGTAGCTCCGTCTCTCTAGATGCGGTTCCATTACCAATTGGAATTATATCTATATTGTACTTATCTATTAATTCTTTAATAACTTTTTTAGATTCTTCTATCTTGTTATGAGGTGCATTAGGATAAGTAGTAGTATAATCTAATAACTTGCCAGTCTCATCTAAAATTGCAATTTTACATCCAGTTCTATAACTTGGATCAATAGCCAAAACCCTAACATCTTTAACAGGAGAAATTAATAATAAAGGTTTTGTATTTTTACCAAATACTTTTATAGCTTCCTCCTCTGCTCTTTCTGTTAATAGATTTCTAACTTCTCTTTCTATCGAAGGCGATATTAGTCGTTTATAAGAATCTTCTATAGTCTCTTGTAATACTTCTTTTGTTATTGCTTTGTTATTTGTTATAACCTGCTTTGTTATATATTCTATTATTTCATTCTCCGGACTTAATAACTTTACTTTAAGTTTTTTCTCATTTTCTCCTCTATTTAAAGCTAGCACTCTATGGTTTGCAATTTTATTAACAGCCTCATTAAAGTCATAATACATTTCATAAACAGTTTTTTCTTCCTTATCTACTGCCTCGCTTTTAATTGTACCACTTTTAATATTCATATTTCTTATATTTTCTCTATACTGTGCATTATCGGATATAATTTCGGCTATTATATCTTTTGCTCCGTTTATTGCATCTTCCACAGTACTTACCTCTAACTCCTCATTAATAAAGGGCAGAGCCATATCCTCAATAGTTCCCTGCATAACACTTTGCTCTAATATTAACTCGGCTAATGGCTCTAGACCTTTTTCCTTTGCAATGGTAGCTCTAGTTCTTCTTTTAGCTCTAAATGGTCTATATAGGTCTTCTATTTTCTGAAGCACATCAGCCTCTAATATATCCTTTTTTAATTCTTCCGTTAACTTTCCCTGCTCATTAATCAGTCTTATAACTTCTTCTTTTCTAGCTTCTAAGTTTCTTAAATATATAAGCCTGTCATAAAGATCTCTTAAAACCTCGTCACTTAATCCGCCAGTCATTTCTTTTCTATATCTAGCAATAAAAGGAATAGTGTTTCCCTCATCTATTAATTGAATAGTGCTGCTTACCTGACTTTCTTTTATTCCGAACTCTTTAATCAGTTGTTTTATAATATCCATAAAATTCTCCTCTCTGATTTTTTATAGGGCTATTATATCATAATGATACTTAATTTTATAAAAAGTTTCAAGAATTCGTCTGATGCTAGTGAATATACTGGCCCATAAGACTATTAAAAAACATCCTAGTCTTTAGAATGTTTTTTACACTCTACTAAGACTAGGATGCTTCATTATTGTTATTTTAACCCTTTTGCCATCTATCATCGTTATTGATTACATAGTCATTAAGCTGGCCCTTTCCGTAGGTCATGCCTGCAACAATAGCTGGTCCATTAGTAGATTTTGTACCTACTTGGGAGGATGTTGCAGATACCTCGTCTTTTTCTCCAAGCTCCTGCCATGCTTCATATAGAGGAGTTATTACTTTAATAGCTTCCTCCAGCTTTCCTTTATCACATTTCGATTCAGCTTCTGTAACTATTTTATTTAAATAAACATAAATACTTCTTAAGTTATTAGCAATTTCGAAATCACCTTGAAGGGTCGCTAAAAGCTCAGCTAAAATTTCTCTAATTTTATTAATAGAAATATTTAGCTTGTCTGGACTTTTAGACTCAATATCTTCAATAGCAGTTTTTATTGTATCTATTAGTCCTTCATATACTAACACAACTAGCTGTGCATCGTTGGCATTAGCTACCCGATTAGCTAAGTATTCTTTTTCTATCATTTTTTCACCTCGATACATGTGTATAATTTTATAGTATTAAAACTATACATAAAACATACATTCATGCGGTTTCTAATTAGTTGCCTAAAAGTTGTAATATAGTTTGCGGTCTCTGGTTTGCCTGAGCAAGCATTGCAGTACCAGCTTGGACTAGAATATTATACTTAGTAAACTCAGACATCTCTAATGCCATATCAGTATCCTCGATACGAGATAGAGCAGCAGTTAAGTTTTCTGCAGCATTGTCTACATTAGCAATAGTATGCTCTAGCCTATTTTGAGTTGCTCCTAGTTTTGAACGGCCTTCTGATACTGTTTGAATAGCCTTATCTATTATTGTAATCGCTTTCGAAGCAGACTCATTATCTTTAATTACATTATCACCAGGAATAAGAGGTCCAGTAGGATTGTCTGGATCAGGTACCTCTGTTTTTAAAACATCAATTTTTAAGTTTCCAGTTGTGATATCCACAAGGTTAAATTTCATAACCTCATTTTCATTGGCGCCGATTTGAAGTTGGATTTCATCAGTAGTGTTACAAATATTTTTACCATTAAATTGAGTAGTCTTTGCTATATTATCTATTTCCTCTAATAATTCCTGTATTTCATTATTAACAGATTCTATATCATCATCTTTATAAACCCCATTTGAGGTTTGTACAGCTAACTCTCTCATACGTTGGAGCATTGCATGAACCTCGTTCATAGCTCCTTCTGCAGTTTGTATTAAAGATATACCATCTAATGCATTTCTTGAAGCTATTTTAAGTCCATTTACTTGGGCTTTCATCTTTTCTGAAATAGCCATTCCTGCCGCATCGTCTGCAGCACGGTTAATTCTTTTACCAGAAGAAAGCCTCTCCAATACTTTTGCAGATGCATTGGAGCTTCTATTCAGCATTCTATGTGAATTAAGTGCAGGTATATTATTGTTTATACGCATTTTGTTTCCCCCTTGAAATTTAAGTTTATATTGTTTTTTTATATTAATTCATTTACAACTACAACTCAATCTAAAATTCATATTTCATTGATGCAAGTATTCGTATAGTAAAAATACTATCTACAATAATTAGCTTTAATAATTGCTTACTAGAATAGTTATCGTCTATTTCTATCAAAATCTTTATAGATTTTACTAGTAATATTTAGTGTATTTTGCAGAACCTTTTTTTTGGTCTATATTTTCTATAAAAATTAGGACTTGAGCCACGATTTCATAAAGCTCTGGCGGTATTTCTGTACCTACTTTAAATTGAAGCAATTCCTTCACCAGCCTTTCATCCTCGTATATAGCAACATCACTTTCTATTCCTTTTTCTACAATTTTATCTGCCACTGTGCCTAGTCCAGAAGCTGTAATAATAGGGACACTATCTTTTTCTAAGTCATATTTAAGGGCTACTGCCTGTCTTACCTTGGCTTTTTTCTCCACCATATCACTCCTATTCTAAATCTTCACATCAAGTAGATTTTTTAGTGTACGATGGCTACCTTCAGTTTCTTTAATCATAGAAGTTATATGATTATCTTCATCTATTCTAAAGGATAAATCCTTTAGATCATAACCTAAGTCTTCTAAATACTTTTCCAGCTCCTTAGAGTAGCTCTCAACAAGACTCTGGTCATCCTTGTTAGCTAATCCCATCTTCATAACTATATTTTTATAATTAACTGCCACATAAATATTTACATTACCCATATTATTTGTATCAAAGTTTAATAGTACAGACATATTCTTCGGATCAATTTTTTTGCTACCCTTTTTATCTCTCATAATATACATCTGAAGATTTTTAAGTTGATCTCCCATCATCAATGGAAGCTGCAAAAGCGTATCCTCTCTGTTTAAATGAAGTTGTAGTTCCAAAGAATCCAGTAATTTTTCAGCACTTTTTTGTAGCGTTGCTCTCTCTCCGCTAGATAAGAAGGATGACTTACTCTCCAACTCTTTAAGCATTCTGGAAAACTCCTCATAAGGCCGTTCACCTATTTGCTTGCCATCTTTAATATCTCTATTTATTTTTATAAGATTTTTTTTAAGTTCTTCAGAAAGCTTAATAACATCATCATTATTATTTTTATCAATTAAGTCCAATATCTCATCCAGCTGCTGGCCTATCTGCCTCTCGTTACTTAAAAAAAATGATAAATTTCGAACTTCTTTTAATGTTAAAGGCATTGCATTTTTCATTAATAAAGAAATTATGCTATCTCGCCTTTCAGGCGAAATCTGTTTTAGAGCATCCACCATATCTTTCATCTTGTCTACTGCCTCAGCCACATGGACAGTATTTTTTAAAGTACTCTCAGTTCCTTCATCCTTTTTGAGTTTATCTCCATTTAAGGAAGTTGCCATATCAGCTAATCTACTTAAGCTTAGCTTTTCTACTGCTGTACCTTCCTCTGTGGCTATTTGGAGTACATCAGATGTTAAATTATCTGAAACCCTATCTAAACTTTTTTTAGTCATATAGATTTCCTGCATATTTATATTATTAAGAGTAATACCATTCTGAAGTAGTGCCTTGGCCATTTCACTTCTATAACCTTCATCCATTATAGGGCCTAATTTATCACCATTAGATCTTAAATAAGTTTGAGCAGCTATATCTAGCTCCCATGTTTCATTATTAGCTAGCCTATCTAATATAGCTATTAGATCAGATTCATCTGTTTTAGATAATATATCTCCTACACCATCTAAATCACTTAAAGTGTTTATCCATTCCTCAACTGTAATATCCCCATCGAGTAGACTCTGAGAAATATTCAAACTCTCTAAAGTAGTCGGTAGACTTAGCTTCATATGTAGAGCTAATGTCTTTATATCTATATTCTCAATTAATTCCAATATCTCAAGTCTATTTAAACCTAAACTAATACCTTCCTCAGCTACTCCCACCATATTAACAAGCTCTGCAACATCTACCTTCTCTACTATCACACCGGAAGCCATTAATAGAGCAGTTTTCTCGTAGTCCAGACTAGAGCCAAGTTCTGCAATTGCGCCCTTTACAGCCATTATTTTCTCTAAATTTTCCTTAGTTAAATCTAATCCTCTAGCTATAACATCCTTTGATAGTTTTACTAATTCTTCTGTAGCTTTTATGCCCAATTCTTCTAATCGGCCTCGAATATCTTCTTCTATTTGACTAAGATCCCTTTCCGTTACAGAACTGACTGCACCACTATATGCTCCATATACTTTACTCGCCAGCTGCCCTAGCTTTTCCTCAGCATGTATAGCACCTCTTACCACTGCATTTTTTAGTTTGTATAAGTTATCTATAGATGTATCTATTTTATTTTTCAAACTATCAATTATAGTTTTATCTTCTATATTTTCGATATTGTTTAGCTTTGAAAATACAGTATTTATCTCTTCTATCTTTTCCTTTGTAGGCTCTAGTCCAGCTTTATCTA
Proteins encoded in this region:
- a CDS encoding EscU/YscU/HrcU family type III secretion system export apparatus switch protein; the encoded protein is MEKKAKVRQAVALKYDLEKDSVPIITASGLGTVADKIVEKGIESDVAIYEDERLVKELLQFKVGTEIPPELYEIVAQVLIFIENIDQKKGSAKYTKYY
- a CDS encoding DUF6240 domain-containing protein, producing the protein MNNNIWRKGVYSNVINSYMKTPSNSKIKGTLLEINENRIKLSIGDQKALEITLNKPLKAEIGDTVVIDRKDIVKSQMVNVVETQSIKNSQSKYDYILSSLGISKKEESIWAVKTLDNHGVDITKENILSFMSAKEQLGSISEKLDYDTVIKLKDKDVDFEKESLQKVLQEMQNVQGEKRPFSLLRFLGIKKDMSTEEAEKISYNLYGSKMGKDITDIIKALDKAGLEPTKEKIEEINTVFSKLNNIENIEDKTIIDSLKNKIDTSIDNLYKLKNAVVRGAIHAEEKLGQLASKVYGAYSGAVSSVTERDLSQIEEDIRGRLEELGIKATEELVKLSKDVIARGLDLTKENLEKIMAVKGAIAELGSSLDYEKTALLMASGVIVEKVDVAELVNMVGVAEEGISLGLNRLEILELIENIDIKTLALHMKLSLPTTLESLNISQSLLDGDITVEEWINTLSDLDGVGDILSKTDESDLIAILDRLANNETWELDIAAQTYLRSNGDKLGPIMDEGYRSEMAKALLQNGITLNNINMQEIYMTKKSLDRVSDNLTSDVLQIATEEGTAVEKLSLSRLADMATSLNGDKLKKDEGTESTLKNTVHVAEAVDKMKDMVDALKQISPERRDSIISLLMKNAMPLTLKEVRNLSFFLSNERQIGQQLDEILDLIDKNNNDDVIKLSEELKKNLIKINRDIKDGKQIGERPYEEFSRMLKELESKSSFLSSGERATLQKSAEKLLDSLELQLHLNREDTLLQLPLMMGDQLKNLQMYIMRDKKGSKKIDPKNMSVLLNFDTNNMGNVNIYVAVNYKNIVMKMGLANKDDQSLVESYSKELEKYLEDLGYDLKDLSFRIDEDNHITSMIKETEGSHRTLKNLLDVKI
- a CDS encoding flagellin N-terminal helical domain-containing protein; amino-acid sequence: MRINNNIPALNSHRMLNRSSNASAKVLERLSSGKRINRAADDAAGMAISEKMKAQVNGLKIASRNALDGISLIQTAEGAMNEVHAMLQRMRELAVQTSNGVYKDDDIESVNNEIQELLEEIDNIAKTTQFNGKNICNTTDEIQLQIGANENEVMKFNLVDITTGNLKIDVLKTEVPDPDNPTGPLIPGDNVIKDNESASKAITIIDKAIQTVSEGRSKLGATQNRLEHTIANVDNAAENLTAALSRIEDTDMALEMSEFTKYNILVQAGTAMLAQANQRPQTILQLLGN